In one window of Rhodococcus opacus B4 DNA:
- a CDS encoding radical SAM protein, which produces MTEQCNLACFYCHNEGQPKGSAYLSDQLFDAAVSMSRQPEVEKVILSGGEPLLHPRVLELVEAVSPNVARSSLITNGLLLTPSLARDLAFAGLSKIRLGVDSFREDKPRPSVGYLDDPFSIDDTVAAVREAGLAVEVNVVLTRFNQREVPRFLRWAVVNGVNIKFFEHLEVGAPEPGRLINSMRPKPQVSEEWFMRTLTDTLGHRPDFTETDQFAPATSAARVGGVEVRYCRYLCTYQRCAAPGTRLDVAGFVYTCMSNRGLDRVESISVDALRDVFSRATQRGCSAEVPMKLA; this is translated from the coding sequence TTGACTGAGCAGTGCAACCTTGCCTGCTTTTATTGCCACAACGAAGGGCAGCCCAAGGGTTCCGCCTACCTCTCGGATCAACTATTTGACGCTGCTGTCTCCATGTCCCGTCAGCCCGAAGTTGAGAAGGTCATCCTCAGCGGTGGCGAGCCGTTGCTGCATCCGCGTGTCCTTGAGTTGGTCGAGGCCGTGAGTCCCAATGTGGCGCGTTCCTCGCTCATCACCAACGGGCTCCTACTGACTCCGTCGCTCGCTCGAGACCTCGCCTTTGCGGGTCTTAGCAAGATCAGGTTGGGCGTCGACTCCTTCAGGGAGGACAAACCGCGACCGTCCGTCGGGTACCTTGACGATCCATTCTCGATCGATGACACAGTTGCCGCGGTGCGTGAAGCCGGCTTGGCGGTCGAGGTCAACGTGGTGCTTACTCGATTCAATCAGCGCGAGGTTCCGCGTTTCTTGCGGTGGGCGGTTGTCAACGGAGTGAACATCAAGTTCTTCGAGCATCTTGAGGTAGGCGCCCCAGAGCCCGGAAGACTAATCAATTCTATGCGTCCGAAGCCACAAGTGAGTGAGGAGTGGTTTATGCGAACCTTGACGGACACCCTTGGTCATCGGCCAGACTTCACTGAGACTGATCAATTCGCGCCTGCCACCAGCGCAGCGCGGGTGGGCGGCGTTGAAGTTCGTTACTGCCGTTATTTGTGCACGTACCAACGTTGCGCGGCTCCAGGGACCCGGCTCGACGTGGCGGGCTTCGTCTACACGTGTATGTCTAACCGGGGTTTGGACCGAGTAGAGTCCATCTCCGTCGACGCGCTTCGCGACGTCTTCAGTCGCGCTACA